The following coding sequences are from one Fusobacterium simiae window:
- a CDS encoding ATP-binding protein: MKKIPIGVDDFKEIINNDFYYIDKTKFIADILNDGAKVKLFTRPRRFGKTLNMSTLKYFFDIENKNENRKLFSGLDIEKSKYISEQGQYPVIFISMKGVKAQTWKDCLSEIKILLRVLYEEFSFVKEVLSPSEQIEFDKVWFKKDDGEYSNALKNLTAYLYKYYKKEVILLIDEYDNPLITAYEYHYYDDALPFFKVFYGEALKTNPYLKMGVMTGIIRVIKAGIFSDLNNLRVYSILSKQYSDFFGFTQNEVENALKDFNIEYELPDVKIWYDGYKFGNSEVYNPWSILNFLEDRELEAYWVGTSNNFLINDILKNINSEINDSLEKLFNGERIEEIITGNSDLFSLLSYHEIWELLLFSGYLTIDKKIDRKLYSLRIPNKEINELFKDEFINVNFGESLFRNTMEALKKNKIEGFEKYLQNILLKSTSYYDTSNEDFYHGLILGMTLHLDRDYYVTSNRESGLGRYDVIIEPKNKNNRGFILEFKVVKDEKEIDKVSKEAIEQIIDKKYDTSLKERGIKDITLVGIAFFGKILKVSHK, translated from the coding sequence ATGTCCACTCTTAAATATTTTTTTGACATTGAAAATAAAAATGAAAATAGAAAACTTTTTTCTGGTTTAGATATTGAAAAATCAAAGTATATCTCAGAGCAAGGACAATACCCTGTTATCTTTATCTCTATGAAAGGGGTTAAAGCTCAAACTTGGAAGGATTGTTTATCAGAAATAAAAATTCTATTAAGAGTTTTATATGAAGAATTTTCTTTTGTTAAGGAGGTTCTAAGCCCTAGTGAACAAATTGAATTTGATAAAGTATGGTTTAAAAAAGATGATGGTGAATATTCTAATGCCCTTAAGAATTTAACTGCCTATTTGTATAAATATTATAAAAAAGAAGTCATACTTTTAATTGATGAATATGACAATCCTTTAATTACTGCTTATGAATATCATTATTATGATGATGCTCTTCCTTTTTTTAAAGTCTTTTATGGTGAAGCATTAAAGACTAACCCTTATCTTAAAATGGGGGTTATGACTGGTATTATTAGAGTTATTAAAGCTGGTATCTTCTCTGATTTGAATAATTTAAGAGTTTATTCTATTTTAAGTAAACAATATTCTGATTTCTTTGGTTTTACTCAAAATGAAGTTGAAAATGCATTAAAAGATTTTAATATTGAATATGAACTCCCTGACGTTAAAATTTGGTATGATGGTTATAAATTTGGCAATTCAGAAGTTTACAATCCTTGGAGTATTCTTAATTTTTTAGAAGATAGAGAATTAGAGGCATATTGGGTAGGTACTTCTAATAATTTTTTAATAAATGACATTTTAAAAAATATTAACTCTGAAATTAATGACTCTTTGGAAAAATTATTTAATGGAGAAAGAATTGAAGAAATTATCACTGGTAATTCAGATTTATTTTCATTACTTTCTTACCATGAAATTTGGGAATTACTTTTATTTAGTGGGTATTTAACTATTGATAAAAAAATTGACAGAAAACTTTATTCTTTAAGAATACCTAACAAAGAAATAAATGAACTTTTTAAAGATGAATTTATTAATGTTAATTTTGGTGAAAGTTTATTTAGAAATACTATGGAAGCATTAAAAAAGAATAAGATAGAAGGTTTTGAAAAATATTTACAAAATATATTATTAAAATCTACAAGCTATTATGATACTAGTAATGAAGATTTTTACCATGGGTTAATATTAGGAATGACACTTCATTTAGATAGAGATTATTATGTTACTTCTAATAGAGAAAGTGGTTTAGGTAGATATGATGTAATAATTGAGCCTAAGAATAAAAATAATAGAGGTTTTATTTTAGAATTTAAAGTAGTAAAAGATGAAAAAGAAATAGATAAAGTATCAAAAGAGGCAATAGAACAAATTATAGATAAAAAATATGATACTTCTTTAAAAGAAAGAGGAATAAAGGATATTACTCTTGTTGGTATTGCTTTCTTTGGGAAAATATTAAAAGTTAGTCATAAATAG